A single Microtus ochrogaster isolate Prairie Vole_2 linkage group LG3, MicOch1.0, whole genome shotgun sequence DNA region contains:
- the Cdc42ep3 gene encoding cdc42 effector protein 3, with protein sequence MPAKTPIYLKAANNKKGKKFKLRDILSPDMISPPLGDFRHTIHIGKEGQHDVFGDISFLQGNYELLPGNQEKAHSGQFPGHDFFRANSTSDSMFTETPSPVLKNAISLPTIGGSQALMLPLLSPVTFNSKQESFGRPKLPRLRCEPVMEEKVQEKSSLLDNGTVHQADTSWGSSGSASQSSQGRDSHSSSLSEQYSDWPAEDMFEHPASCELMKSKTKSEDSLSDLTGSLLSLQLDLGPSLLDEVLNVMDKNK encoded by the coding sequence ATGCCAGCCAAGACCCCAATTTACCTGAAAGCGGCGAACAACAAGAAGGGAAAGAAATTTAAACTGAGGGACATCCTGTCCCCTGATATGATCAGTCCTCCCTTGGGGGACTTCCGTCACACCATCCACATCGGCAAAGAGGGCCAGCATGATGTCTTTGGAGATATTTCCTTCCTTCAAGGGAACTATGAGCTCTTGCctggaaaccaagaaaaagcacaCTCCGGCCAGTTCCCTGGACATGACTTCTTCCGGGCCAACAGCACCTCAGACTCAATGTTCACAGAAACGCCCTCCCCAGTGCTCAAAAATGCCATCTCTCTGCCAACCATCGGAGGATCCCAGGCTCTCATGCTGCCCTTATTGTCACCAGTGACATTTAACTCCAAGCAGGAGTCCTTTGGGCGTCCTAAGTTGCCAAGGCTCAGGTGTGAGCCTGTCATGGAAGAGAAAGTTCAGGAGAAAAGTAGTCTGTTGGACAATGGGACAGTCCATCAGGCAGACACCTCGTGGGGCTCCAGTGGATCTGCGTCTCAGTCCAGCCAGGGCAGGGACAGCCACTCCTCCAGCCTGTCTGAACAGTACTCCGACTGGCCTGCGGAGGACATGTTTGAGCATCCTGCCTCCTGCGAGCTCATGAAGTCCAAGACTAAATCAGAGGACTCCCTCTCTGACCTGACAGGCTCCCTGCTCTCGCTGCAGCTGGATCTGGGGCCCTCACTTTTGGATGAGGTTCTGAATGTCATGGATAAAAATAAGTAA